The Janthinobacterium tructae genome contains the following window.
ATGTGCATGCGGTCACGCGGCTGGCGCTGCGCAATGTCAGTTTCAAGGGCCGCGAACTGGAATTGTTCTCCGCCTACAGCGGCCGCGAAGCGTATGACATCTTGCGCGACACGCCCGATATCGCGCTGGTGCTGCTCGACGTGGTGATGGAAACGGACGATGCCGGCCTGATCCTCGCCAAGCGCATCCGCGCCGACCTGAACAACGCCATCGTGCGCGTCGTGCTGCGCACGGGCCAGCCGGGCCAGGCGCCCGAGCAGCGCGTCATCATCGAATACGACATCAACGATTACAAGGCCAAGACGGAACTGACGACGCAGAAGCTGTTTACCACCGTCATTTCGGCGTTGCGTGCCTACGAGAGCCTGATGATGCTCGAGCGCAGCCGCATCGGCCTGGGCAAGATCCTCGCCGGCGCCACCAATCTGTACCAGATCCATTCGCTGCGCGAATTCGCTTCCGGCGTGCTCAACCAGGTCAGCGCCATCCTCGACGTGGGTGCCGACGGCGTGCTGTGCCTGATGCAGGGCGGTGCCGGGCGGCCTGAGGTGGTCGCCGCCACGGGCACTTATGCCATGCTGGCCGAGTCGGAAGCCATGCCGGCCGAGCATGCGCTCACCGCCACCATCGCCAAGGCGTTTGCGGAAAAGCGCAGCCAGTTCGAGCATCCGGCCAATGTCCTGTTCATCCATACGGAAGGCAACCGCGAGCTGGCCATCTCCGTCACGCCGCCGTGGCCGCTGGCGCAGATCCAGCGCGACTTGCTGGAAGTATTTTGCCAGCGCATCGCCGCCGCCTTCGACAACCTGTACATGTTCGGCCAGCTGCGCAAGGCGCAGGAAGCGACCGTGGTGGCACTGGCCGACCTGGCCGAGTTCCGCGACAGCGACACGGGCGGTCATGTGCGGCGCGTGCAGCTGCTGTCCGAGGCGATCGCCCGGCGCATGCAGCAGCG
Protein-coding sequences here:
- a CDS encoding DUF3369 domain-containing protein, with amino-acid sequence MTDLTADADDNWLLDEDEPVASPAGLAAPDQRLWRVLIVDDDVDVHAVTRLALRNVSFKGRELELFSAYSGREAYDILRDTPDIALVLLDVVMETDDAGLILAKRIRADLNNAIVRVVLRTGQPGQAPEQRVIIEYDINDYKAKTELTTQKLFTTVISALRAYESLMMLERSRIGLGKILAGATNLYQIHSLREFASGVLNQVSAILDVGADGVLCLMQGGAGRPEVVAATGTYAMLAESEAMPAEHALTATIAKAFAEKRSQFEHPANVLFIHTEGNRELAISVTPPWPLAQIQRDLLEVFCQRIAAAFDNLYMFGQLRKAQEATVVALADLAEFRDSDTGGHVRRVQLLSEAIARRMQQRAVYPDELTPQLLDMIGLASILHDVGKVATPDAVLLKPGKHTDEERTQMQLHASVGRTILERAANMVDGVSYLTYGAQIAGGHHEHFDGAGYPNGLVGRDIPVAARIVAVVDVFDALLHERPYKEPWPYPQVREYIEQRSGSQFDPEVVTALLDLIDHEPQLWHPERATT